One window from the genome of Poecilia reticulata strain Guanapo linkage group LG9, Guppy_female_1.0+MT, whole genome shotgun sequence encodes:
- the LOC103470411 gene encoding junction-mediating and -regulatory protein-like, whose translation MSFTMEDNLESGWVAVRPNAFEEKEKHKFVFIVAWNEVEGKFAITCHDRTVQRRSVGRDPLAELTSLDGDKTRWPESPARDKVSRSPSKACNPKTKSVIATKPSPVKIPTDAEILGEDELSPSLDSLELEELDSLSREDCSWAGLFSFQDLRAIHLQLCSVNSVLEPCLPVFPEEPAGMWTVLFGPPGVSEAEMDELCHGLQVYLGHALDTCGWKILSQVLFTENDDPDEYYESLSELRQSGYEEVVNRATKHLQELLDKHKSMDSMVELLELYEEEDQAYGGLLDASTQLYQYLLQPFRDMRELAMLRRQQIKISMDNDYLGPRRIEALKKEDTDWQKKAQEAVLNIQEFTVKYFEITARAQKGVYERMKVDQRKFGKSSWTAAVERMERLRYSVAKETLQLQRAREICLEQRKHTLREEMQSLCSGEDAMALLDHMETQYYELQLQLYDIQAEILQCEELLLTAQLDSIRRQMAERQDEVVYYDTFESADDITQDDTGEKEELRRLQVSARQLEARRGRITTKRSYLRNKREICVSNHIQKQQRRHTVLKNTLSHPVLQLGNEEEEDEERKNSRVSQERQRTLDRLRSFKQRYPGQVILKSTRLRASHGRRRERGRAAAELGSVSGRDECVDSVSVQTQDQPLCLSTGVQTDPSATLTTQPVATLTAPVPPLPVTSPADSSCSPCSLSSLLASPVSPPPPPPPPPPPPVKEESSPSGSVGQYRQIAEGRSVEEELMLSPLGPFIPRFFDSSQLVSARKKLRKTPEFDSHSRRVSSPMDEVLASLKRGSFHLKKVDQRSLHPVKGDDDPNSILAQIRKGVKLRRVPSKDRKDQGELPASTDPLTRSIHEALRRIKEASPESDSDDDGLTAPDWEN comes from the exons ATGTCCTTCACTATGGAGGATAATTTAGAGTCGGGATGGGTAGCAGTTCGCCCCAATGCGTTTGAGGAAAAGGAGAagcacaaatttgtttttatcgtCGCCTGGAATGAGGTGGAGGGGAAATTTGCCATTACGTGTCACGATAGGACGGTTCAGAGGAGAAGCGTCGGCAGGGACCCTCTGGCGGAACTGACCAGCCTGGATGGGGACAAAACAAGATGGCCTGAAAGTCCCGCCAGGGATAAAGTGTCTCGGAGTCCAAGTAAAGCATGCAACCCTAAAACCAAGTCGGTCATAGCGACTAAACCGAGTCCAGTCAAGATTCCGACGGATGCAGAGATACTGGGAGAGGACGAGCTGTCCCCTTCGTTGGACTCtctggagctggaggagctggacaGCCTGAGCAGAGAGGACTGCAGCTGGGCAGGACTCTTCTCCTTTCAGGACCTGCGGGCGATCcacctgcagctctgctccGTGAACTCCGTCCTGGAGCCCTGCCTGCCGGTGTTTCCGGAGGAGCCAGCCGGGATGTGGACGGTCCTGTTCGGCCCGCCGGGAGTGTCGGAGGCCGAAATGGACGAGCTGTGCCACGGCTTACAGGTGTACCTCGGCCACGCGCTCGATACGTGCGGATGGAAGATCCTGTCGCAGGTTCTGTTCACGGAGAACGACGACCCAGATGAGTACTATGAGAGTCTGAGTGAGCTGAGGCAGTCCGGATATGAAGAGGTTGTCAACCGGGCAACGAAACATCTGCAGGag CTGCTCGACAAGCACAAATCCATGGACAGCatggtggagctgctggagtTATATGAGGAAGAAGACCAGGCCTACGGAGGCCTGCTGGACGCTTCCACACAGCTGTACCAGTACCTGCTGCAGCCCTTCAGGGACATGAGGGAACTAGCAATGCTGCGCAGACAGCAGATAAAG ATTTCCATGGACAATGACTATTTGGGTCCCAGGCGGATTGAGGCTCTGAAGAAGGAGGACACTGACTGGCAGAAGAAAGCTCAAGAGGCAGTCCTCAACATCCAGGAGTTCACTGTAAAATACTTTGAGATCACTGCCAGAGCCCAGAAAG GAGTTTATGAGAGAATGAAGGTGGACCAGCGAAAATTTGGGAAGTCCTCTTGGACGGCGGCAGTAGAGCGCATGGAGAGGCTTCGCTACTCTGTGGCCAAGGAAACCCTGCAGCTTCAGAGGGCCCGGGAGATCTGCCTGGAGCAGAGGAAGCACACACTTCGAGAGGAG ATGCAGAGCCTGTGTAGCGGTGAGGATGCGATGGCCCTCCTGGACCACATGGAGACACAGTACTAcgagctccagctccagctgtATGACATTCAGGCTGAGATACTGCAGTgtgaggagctgctgctcactgCACAACTAGACAGCATCCGCAGACAGATGGCAG AGCGCCAGGATGAGGTGGTTTATTACGACACCTTTGAAAGCGCAGACGACATAACGCAGGACGATACTGGAGAGAAAGAAGAGCTGCGCAGGCTTCAGGTCAGCGCTCGACAGCTTGAAGCCAGAAGGGGGCGCATCACCACCAAGCGCTCCTATCTGCGCAACAAAAGG GAAATCTGTGTATCCAACCACATCCAGAAACAGCAGAGACGCCACACCGTCCTGAAGAACACATTGTCCCACCCTGTCTTACAG CTTGGaaacgaggaggaggaagatgaggagcgGAAGAACAGCAGAGTAAGTCAGGAGAGGCAACGGACTCTGGACAGGCTGCGCTCCTTCAAACAG CGGTACCCGGGCCAGGTGATTCTGAAGTCTACTCGCCTTCGAGCGTCCCACGGCAGACGGCGGGAGCGAGGCAGAGCAGCCGCCGAGCTCGGCAGCGTCAGCGGGAGGGACGAGTGCGTGGACTCGGTCAGCGTCCAGACTCAAGACCAGCCGCTGTGCCTGAGCACCGGCGTGCAGACGGACCCCAGCGCCACCCTCACCACTCAGCCCGTTGCGACTCTCACGGCGCCCGTCCCTCCTCTGCCCGTCACCAGCCCCGCAGACTCTTCCTGCTCCCCCTGctccctctcctctctgctggcGTCCCCCGTCTCCCCTCCTCCACCGCCGCCCCCGCCGCCTCCACCACCAGTGAAGGAGGAGTCCTCTCCGTCCGGCAGCGTGGGTCAATATCGCCAAATCGCTGAAGGGAGGAGCGTGGAGGAGGAGCTCATGCTGTCACCACTCGGTCCGTTCATTCCTCGCTTTTTTGACAGCAGCCAGCTGGTGAGCGCGCGCAAGAAACTGAGGAAGACTCCAGAGTTTGACTCCCACAGCAGAAGAG TGAGCTCACCTATGGACGAAGTGCTCGCATCACTAAAGAGGGGAAGCTTCCACCTGAAGAAGGTCGACCAGCGCTCTCTGCATCCTGTCAAGGGCGACGACGACCCCAACAGCATCCTGGCTCAGATACGCAAGGGGGTCAAACTCAGACGCGTCCCCTCGAAGGACAGAAAGGACCAGGGAGAGCTCCCCGCATCCACCGATCCGCTGACCAGGAGCATCCACGAGGCGCTGCGCCGCATCAAGGAGGCGTCGCCAGAGTCTGACTCGGACGATGACGGACTGACGGCCCCCGATTGGGAAAACTAG